DNA from Paludisphaera mucosa:
CCGACTCGTGGGCGCGTCTGGGCTCCGCGCCGAGGCCACGCCGATCGCCCGGCGCGACGGCGACTCGTCTCAAGTATAGAGCCGCAAGCGTCGACTTCCTAGCTGAAAGGGCGCGAGGCGGCGTCGCCCGAGGCCGTCCCCGCGCACCGGCGTCGAGCGCCGATTTGACCGGGGTCTCGAAAGTTGTATGTTCCAATGGAACGAGTTACGTCCGGCGGCCTCCTCGACGGGTCGTGGACCGGTCCTTGAACGGGCCCCCCAGGCGGGGATAAGATGCGGGGTCGCCGATGGCGGATTCCCGCGGCGCTCGGATCCCGGACGGCTCGAGAGTCGAGCCCCCTTGAGTCTCGCCTTCTTGATTTCGGGAGCTTCCATGCGTTTCGTCCTCATCGATCGGATCCTCGACGTCCAGCCCGGCCGCTCGCTGCACGCCGTCAAGAACCTCTCGCTCGCCGAGGAATACCTCGCCGACCACTTCCCGGGGTTCCCGGTCATGCCCGGCGTGCTCATGCTGGAAGCCCTGACCCAGGCCGGGGCGTGGCTGATCCGCGAGACGGAAGACTTCGCCCACAGCATCATCGTCCTCAAGCAGGCCAAGACGATCAAGTACGGCAGCTTCGTCGAGCCCGGCCGTCAGCTGGAGCTGAAGATCGACATGGTCTCCGACGTCGGCGTCGACGCGACCTTCAAGGGCGTCGGCATGATCGACGGCCAGGAGATGGTCAAGGGCCGCATCGTCCTCACGCGATACAACTTGCGGGAGAAGAACCCGATGTTGCACGGCGTCGACGCCCAGATCGTCGCCGGCCTTCGCGACCTCTATTCGACCCTCCGCAAGGGGTCGGTCGGCGCCCGCGCCATCGCCAAGACGCCGGAGCCTGCGGGCGTCAAGCTGATCTGAGCGCGAGTCCGCCCCGCGGATTTTCAGGGAGCGGGGCGCAGGATCGGTGCATCCGGTGCAGTCGGTGCACCTTGCCACGAGGCCGCCGGGAAATTCCCCCGATCCGGCCCATTTTCGTCGTATCATTGGTTGAGCATGATGAGGTTGCAAGAAATCCCGATTTTCTGGACAATACGGTGACGTGTCTCGAATCCCGGCCGAAGGATTCGGGCACTCCCCCCAAGTGAATCGGGCTTCCATCTTGCGACCCGCCCCCCTTGAAGTTCGTCACTCGATCTCGCCGACGATTAAGTGAGCCGACTTGATCGCCGGCCCGACCGCGTCCCCGATTCGCCGTGGATCGAGTGCGAGCCCGTGTTCCCCCTTAGCCCTGAGGATGACATGCCCGCATACGACGAGATCTTCGAGAAGGTCCAGTCCACCCTGGTCGACGCGCTGGGAGTGGACGAGGAGGACGTGACCAAAGAGTCCACCCTGCAAGGCGACCTGGGGGCCGAGTCGATCGACTTCCTGGACATCGTCTTCCGCCTCGAGCGGAACTTCGGCATCAAGATCCCCCGTGGCGAGCTGTTCCCCGAGAACCTGGTCGCCGATCCCGAGTGGATCAACGACGGCCGGCTCACGACGAAGGGGATCTCCGAGCTGAAGGGCCGCCTCCCTTTCGCCGACCTGTCGAAGTTCGAGGCCGATCCCGACCTTGAGAAGATGGGCGACCTCTATACGGTGGACATGCTCGTCCAGTACGTGCAGAGCAAGTTGGCCGCCTGATCTCGGCCGCTCGACCGTCCCGGAGAGTCGATGGGCCCGCGTCCCGCCGCGGCGGGTGGAGCGCCTCCACCCGCCCGGGCCGACGCGGTCGGGTTCTTCGGATTCTGCGGGCGCCCGGCCCTCATCTCCCCCTTTCCCCTTTGCCTGGCGGCGCCCTCGACCATGCGATGGATCTGGATCGACAAGTTTGTGGAGTTCCGGAGCGGTCAGTTCGCGCGAGCGATCAAGAACCTGACCCTCGCCGAGGAGCATCTGCACGACCACTTCCCGGGCTACCCGGTCATGCCCGCGTCGCTCATCATCGAGGGCCTGGCCCAGACCGGCGGGATCCTCGTGGGAGAGGCGGGAGGGTTCGCCGAGAAGGTGGTGCTGGCCAAGATCCCCCGGGCCGAGTTCTTCGGCGTCGCCTGCGCCGGCGACCAGCTGATCTATGAGGTGACGCTCACCGACCTCCGCGCCGAGGGGGCCGTGGTCGAGGGCAAGGCTTTCCTCGGGACCGAGCTGCTGGCCGACGTGGAGATCGTCTTCGCGCACCTCGACAACACCCGGGCCAACCAGATCTTCGGCCCCAAGAATTTCGTCTTCACGCAGCAGCTCCTGGGCGTCCTCGACCTCGCCAAGGCGCAGCAGCGCGCCAAGGAGAACGAAGGAGCCCTGGCCGATGGC
Protein-coding regions in this window:
- a CDS encoding 3-hydroxyacyl-ACP dehydratase FabZ family protein; this translates as MRFVLIDRILDVQPGRSLHAVKNLSLAEEYLADHFPGFPVMPGVLMLEALTQAGAWLIRETEDFAHSIIVLKQAKTIKYGSFVEPGRQLELKIDMVSDVGVDATFKGVGMIDGQEMVKGRIVLTRYNLREKNPMLHGVDAQIVAGLRDLYSTLRKGSVGARAIAKTPEPAGVKLI
- a CDS encoding acyl carrier protein, with amino-acid sequence MPAYDEIFEKVQSTLVDALGVDEEDVTKESTLQGDLGAESIDFLDIVFRLERNFGIKIPRGELFPENLVADPEWINDGRLTTKGISELKGRLPFADLSKFEADPDLEKMGDLYTVDMLVQYVQSKLAA
- a CDS encoding 3-hydroxyacyl-ACP dehydratase FabZ family protein, whose product is MRWIWIDKFVEFRSGQFARAIKNLTLAEEHLHDHFPGYPVMPASLIIEGLAQTGGILVGEAGGFAEKVVLAKIPRAEFFGVACAGDQLIYEVTLTDLRAEGAVVEGKAFLGTELLADVEIVFAHLDNTRANQIFGPKNFVFTQQLLGVLDLAKAQQRAKENEGALADGEVNGEAPVAPTP